The Chryseolinea soli genome contains a region encoding:
- a CDS encoding imm11 family protein: protein MFFEAKALGDGNEEWRALLIQGTNGSYDINEIISREAELEMAGPITMFLINVIRDKPARRQKPFDADLVYWSDDITYKAFRLRDGFAVIVSEAMKAILENFSMPKHRYYPLNLINYENRDEAQMYYLLQIFGSIMHIMDYEMSEYKYVDLKTGNIVETQKGGFANFEAFNQKRTERFNDNVMLDFKSMALNTQHDVLWGFNNSLLVSPSAKVVLESKGLKGVQIRPFQRVEIHRNSQP from the coding sequence ATGTTTTTTGAAGCCAAGGCACTGGGCGATGGAAATGAAGAGTGGAGAGCCCTTCTTATCCAAGGTACGAATGGCAGCTATGATATTAACGAGATAATTTCGCGGGAAGCGGAGCTCGAAATGGCTGGCCCAATCACGATGTTTTTGATCAACGTTATCAGGGACAAGCCGGCCCGGCGGCAAAAGCCCTTCGATGCAGACCTGGTATATTGGTCGGACGATATCACCTACAAAGCGTTCAGACTCCGTGATGGATTTGCCGTGATTGTGAGCGAGGCAATGAAGGCCATTCTGGAGAATTTCTCCATGCCCAAACACCGGTACTATCCACTGAACCTGATCAATTATGAGAACAGGGACGAGGCGCAGATGTATTATTTGCTTCAAATATTCGGGTCGATCATGCATATCATGGACTACGAGATGTCTGAATACAAGTATGTGGATCTGAAGACCGGGAATATCGTGGAGACGCAAAAAGGAGGCTTCGCCAATTTCGAAGCGTTTAATCAGAAACGCACCGAGCGCTTTAATGACAATGTGATGCTGGACTTTAAATCCATGGCTTTGAATACGCAACACGACGTATTGTGGGGATTTAACAATTCGCTGCTGGTAAGCCCAAGTGCAAAAGTGGTCCTGGAAAGTAAAGGATTGAAAGGCGTTCAGATAAGACCTTTTCAGAGGGTTGAAATACATAGAAATTCACAGCCATGA
- a CDS encoding RNA polymerase sigma-70 factor: MKKNFRYCSEYELVTLLKEGSEPALKELFLRFEQKILLYVFRLTRSHEVAEEILQDTFVKLWECRESLDMSLSFSAFVYKIAKNRILNYLRSNTAQVAMKKAYSLSMVTSRNATEEQIFFNEYVQIADRAIDCLPPQRKSIFKMSRNEGKSYEEIAVTLGISKNTVRVQIVQSLKDIRRFMSLHSDIADSLFMVWVMVWVSVF; the protein is encoded by the coding sequence ATGAAAAAGAATTTTCGGTACTGTTCTGAATATGAGTTAGTCACTCTATTAAAGGAGGGAAGCGAGCCAGCACTCAAAGAATTGTTCTTGAGGTTTGAGCAAAAAATTCTTCTCTATGTTTTCCGGCTCACCCGGTCGCACGAGGTGGCCGAAGAAATTCTACAAGACACATTTGTTAAGCTTTGGGAATGCCGCGAGAGCCTGGATATGTCTCTTTCGTTCAGCGCATTTGTCTATAAGATCGCTAAAAATCGTATTCTCAATTATCTGCGAAGCAATACCGCGCAGGTTGCCATGAAGAAGGCCTACAGCTTGTCGATGGTCACATCGCGGAATGCCACGGAGGAGCAGATCTTTTTTAATGAGTATGTTCAAATCGCCGACCGGGCGATCGATTGCCTTCCACCCCAACGTAAGTCTATATTTAAAATGAGCCGCAACGAAGGAAAGAGCTATGAGGAAATAGCGGTGACTTTGGGGATCTCAAAAAATACGGTTCGCGTGCAAATTGTTCAGTCTTTGAAAGATATCCGCCGGTTCATGTCACTGCATTCCGACATTGCCGATAGTCTTTTTATGGTGTGGGTCATGGTTTGGGTTTCGGTTTTCTAG
- a CDS encoding FecR family protein: MDNNTFHPELFRRFLEGTCTADEKRTAEQYLENPEFASQIDAMMQQMWDETTEPLADRRAAEKRYQRVRSKIKPDQRKVYYKVAASVVFLMLCSYFTTRYWDAIRDRVDPVRYVSVETKAGEQRLLELPDGSQVWLNASSRLRYPASFRGALREVALTGEAFFEVHRDEHKPFVVQTREFYTRVLGTSFNIEAYDDDATIDVTVATGKVAVGLFDSTRHEQNELALLTPNHHVRYDLGQHTWIKDSVASATRVAWHEGRLVFKSCPLPEMIKRLERWYAVKINLSDVPAGACKVTAAFNEGTPLQDVLESVKLTGLITYTLHSAQKIDVVARGCDIKK, translated from the coding sequence TTGGATAACAACACTTTTCATCCGGAATTATTTCGAAGATTTTTAGAAGGCACCTGCACGGCCGATGAAAAGCGCACGGCAGAACAGTACTTAGAGAATCCCGAGTTTGCCAGTCAGATCGATGCCATGATGCAGCAGATGTGGGATGAAACCACGGAGCCCTTGGCCGATCGGCGGGCTGCTGAAAAGCGCTACCAGCGCGTACGCAGCAAGATCAAACCCGATCAGCGTAAAGTTTATTATAAGGTCGCTGCGTCCGTAGTGTTCTTGATGCTGTGTTCCTATTTCACAACGCGATATTGGGATGCCATTCGTGATCGTGTTGATCCGGTGCGCTATGTTTCTGTGGAAACAAAGGCTGGAGAACAGCGCCTTCTGGAGTTGCCCGACGGCAGCCAGGTGTGGCTCAATGCGTCGTCGCGACTTCGTTATCCGGCATCGTTTCGCGGTGCGCTGCGCGAAGTGGCGCTCACGGGCGAGGCGTTCTTTGAAGTGCACCGCGATGAGCATAAACCCTTTGTGGTGCAGACGCGCGAGTTCTATACGCGGGTGTTGGGTACGTCCTTTAACATAGAAGCCTATGACGACGACGCTACTATTGATGTGACGGTAGCTACGGGAAAGGTTGCGGTGGGTCTGTTTGATTCAACACGCCACGAGCAAAATGAATTGGCGTTGTTGACCCCCAACCATCATGTGCGCTACGATCTGGGACAGCACACGTGGATAAAAGATTCGGTTGCCTCGGCCACACGGGTGGCATGGCATGAAGGAAGATTGGTTTTCAAAAGCTGTCCGCTGCCGGAAATGATAAAACGACTTGAGCGCTGGTATGCTGTGAAGATAAACCTCTCGGATGTGCCCGCCGGCGCGTGCAAAGTGACGGCCGCCTTCAATGAAGGCACACCCCTCCAAGACGTGCTGGAGTCGGTGAAGCTGACGGGTCTTATTACCTACACGTTGCATAGTGCGCAGAAGATTGACGTGGTGGCCCGTGGCTGCGACATAAAAAAATAG
- a CDS encoding TonB-dependent receptor — protein sequence MQKLLMSCHVLVVLFPRLASLHCFVFGITQAAFGGEQQKSTEVFISVALQQSSLPEALDVIGSKGGFGITYNDADLPKDLKVTYHSARVSVADALKTVLHETSLSFREHENNIIIFVKPAAKHLQKGTLGGKLKDDATGELLIGASVRLIGTPYGNITNAEGDFLIRDIPEGVYQVAVSYLGYETLIARDVAITANQHTVFDRALKASGTQLQDITVIGDRVLSGNVVETNESALVKEIRNSSLIITGISAQQIARSVDQDAGEVARRLPGVSLQNNFVNIRGMHERYNITYLNGMVAPSSESDRRAFSYDLLPSNMIDKMTVYRSPGPELLADWAGGAIKIETKNTSIARQFEVNLSSWYRPGSTFEDYYTNTGGKKDWLGKDDGTRALPAGFPGVGDIPAGGIGSPGYFRTDTVNFHGLVLSPENMATNAKLAKSLYNSWDLKRARSGPDYRAGINYYDAWKIGNVRLSNLTSINTTQAVQLVNQSFVPQRVISKDGSVSDSRAFQDSVSRKMARWGVLQNLSIAFNERHTVELKGIFNRLGTDETLVRQGNEGIVVDDGGYVRNIIYTYRSRSIGAAQVAGSHTLGQSGTHSLKWSAAYSTSIENVPAQRSFYNTRYPFQYILPNRGSTTNALYYIDTKETNHTYTLDYEKKFGRGIFVRAGAFYEGKTKSMDTRMINISTNMDDRYVVEGDSIGERNYNRLMSASLFREDGSGGYIFDNENLSGQYDIRGKILAGYTAVNFQAFRKKLNIYGGLRYEGQDLLVKVRPSRMLEVMGYSTDLINKYVYYWLPSVNVSWSFTDRLLLRAAYGKTLNRPNYREYIPLQILDPRLDNMTIGTDSLTDAQIHNMDLRLEFYPRDGEFISVGVFYKKLRDAIEQYAAQDGLRERIKFDNTDKATVYGVELELRKSLNFVPVKWIRRFSTIANFALLHSEVKFTDGLIPDSEGKYFLDNRQSVRPLEGTARYVINAGLYYDQEKWGTKVSLLYNIIGQRLVYAPSLVWPATYELPRSVLDLTVRQRVTKFMEFRFAIQDILNQPRRLYRDFDRDARYDPWKRNKLQYRDWMFQEYKPGSYYMIGLNFTF from the coding sequence ATGCAAAAACTTTTAATGAGCTGCCATGTCCTTGTCGTTCTTTTTCCCAGGCTGGCATCTTTGCATTGTTTTGTATTTGGAATCACCCAGGCAGCATTCGGGGGCGAGCAACAGAAATCGACAGAGGTATTCATCTCGGTTGCGTTGCAACAATCATCGCTGCCGGAAGCCCTCGACGTGATCGGATCCAAAGGCGGATTCGGCATCACCTACAACGATGCTGACCTCCCCAAGGATTTAAAAGTCACCTATCATTCGGCCCGTGTCTCCGTGGCCGACGCGCTCAAGACCGTGCTGCATGAAACATCGCTCAGCTTCCGCGAGCACGAAAACAACATCATCATTTTTGTTAAGCCTGCGGCCAAGCATCTTCAGAAAGGAACCCTGGGCGGCAAGCTGAAAGATGATGCAACGGGCGAGCTGCTCATTGGCGCAAGCGTTCGCCTTATCGGCACACCCTATGGGAATATCACGAACGCAGAAGGAGATTTTTTGATCCGCGATATTCCCGAAGGCGTCTACCAGGTGGCGGTATCGTATCTCGGCTATGAAACATTGATTGCGCGCGACGTGGCCATCACGGCTAACCAGCACACGGTGTTCGACCGCGCGTTGAAGGCGTCGGGCACGCAATTGCAGGACATTACCGTTATCGGCGACCGTGTGTTATCGGGCAATGTGGTGGAGACAAACGAGTCGGCGTTGGTGAAGGAAATTCGAAACTCGTCGCTCATCATCACCGGCATTTCGGCACAACAAATTGCACGCAGTGTGGATCAAGATGCAGGGGAGGTGGCGCGACGCCTTCCCGGTGTGTCGCTGCAAAACAATTTTGTGAACATCCGTGGCATGCACGAGCGCTACAACATCACTTACCTCAACGGCATGGTGGCGCCCAGCTCGGAATCCGATCGTCGGGCATTCTCTTATGACCTGCTGCCCAGCAACATGATCGATAAGATGACGGTATACAGAAGTCCTGGCCCGGAGTTGCTGGCCGACTGGGCGGGAGGGGCCATTAAGATTGAAACCAAGAACACATCCATTGCGCGACAGTTTGAAGTAAACCTTTCCTCATGGTATCGACCGGGATCGACTTTCGAAGATTATTATACAAACACAGGTGGCAAAAAAGATTGGCTCGGAAAAGACGACGGCACACGGGCGTTGCCAGCAGGCTTCCCCGGCGTGGGCGACATTCCTGCGGGTGGCATTGGGTCGCCCGGTTATTTCCGGACAGACACCGTGAACTTTCACGGACTGGTGTTATCGCCCGAGAATATGGCGACCAACGCAAAGCTCGCCAAGTCACTGTATAATTCGTGGGACCTGAAGCGTGCGCGGTCTGGTCCTGATTATCGCGCCGGCATCAACTACTATGATGCCTGGAAAATCGGAAATGTGCGACTGAGCAATCTCACTTCCATCAACACCACACAGGCCGTTCAGCTGGTGAATCAAAGCTTTGTGCCACAGCGCGTTATTTCCAAGGATGGAAGTGTGAGCGACTCGCGCGCCTTCCAGGACTCGGTTAGCCGCAAGATGGCGCGATGGGGAGTGCTGCAGAATTTGTCAATTGCATTCAATGAGCGTCACACCGTTGAGCTGAAGGGCATCTTTAACCGGTTGGGCACCGACGAGACGTTGGTTCGGCAAGGGAACGAAGGCATTGTTGTAGACGATGGCGGTTATGTGCGCAACATCATCTACACCTATAGAAGTCGCAGCATCGGGGCTGCGCAGGTGGCAGGCAGTCACACGTTAGGGCAATCAGGAACACATTCATTAAAATGGTCGGCCGCCTATTCGACGTCGATAGAGAATGTTCCTGCCCAGCGCAGTTTTTACAACACACGCTATCCGTTTCAGTACATCCTTCCCAATCGCGGGTCGACCACCAATGCGCTGTATTATATTGATACGAAAGAGACCAACCACACCTACACGCTGGACTATGAGAAGAAATTCGGTCGAGGCATTTTTGTTCGTGCAGGTGCTTTCTATGAGGGGAAGACCAAAAGCATGGACACCCGCATGATCAACATCAGCACGAACATGGATGATCGCTATGTGGTGGAAGGCGATTCCATCGGTGAACGCAATTATAACCGACTGATGAGCGCGAGCTTGTTCCGTGAAGACGGTTCGGGTGGCTATATCTTTGACAATGAAAACCTGAGTGGTCAATACGACATTAGAGGAAAAATTCTGGCAGGCTACACCGCCGTAAACTTTCAGGCGTTTCGGAAGAAACTGAACATCTATGGTGGCCTTCGCTATGAAGGGCAGGATTTGCTGGTGAAAGTGCGCCCTTCGCGCATGCTGGAGGTGATGGGCTATTCCACGGATCTTATCAATAAATATGTTTACTACTGGCTTCCTTCGGTGAACGTGAGCTGGAGCTTCACCGATCGATTGTTGCTGCGCGCGGCTTATGGCAAAACCCTGAACCGTCCGAATTATCGCGAATACATTCCATTGCAGATCCTTGATCCACGCCTCGACAACATGACCATCGGCACCGACTCGTTGACGGATGCGCAAATTCACAACATGGACCTGCGATTGGAATTTTACCCCAGGGACGGCGAGTTTATTTCGGTGGGCGTGTTTTATAAAAAGCTGCGGGATGCCATCGAGCAATATGCGGCCCAGGACGGCCTTCGGGAACGCATCAAGTTTGACAACACCGACAAGGCAACGGTGTATGGTGTGGAACTGGAATTACGCAAGAGCCTGAACTTTGTGCCGGTGAAATGGATCCGAAGATTTTCCACCATTGCCAACTTTGCCCTCTTGCACAGCGAAGTGAAATTCACCGATGGCCTCATTCCCGACTCCGAAGGAAAATATTTTCTGGACAACCGTCAATCCGTTCGCCCCTTGGAAGGCACGGCCCGCTATGTAATCAACGCCGGCTTGTATTACGACCAGGAAAAGTGGGGAACAAAAGTATCATTGCTCTACAACATCATCGGCCAGCGATTGGTCTATGCGCCCTCGCTGGTGTGGCCTGCCACCTACGAACTTCCGCGTAGCGTGCTCGACCTCACGGTGCGCCAACGCGTGACCAAATTCATGGAGTTCCGATTTGCCATCCAGGACATTCTCAATCAACCGCGCCGGTTGTATCGGGATTTTGACCGCGATGCTAGATACGACCCTTGGAAACGTAACAAATTGCAGTACCGCGATTGGATGTTTCAGGAATATAAACCCGGAAGCTATTATATGATCGGACTCAATTTCACTTTCTGA
- a CDS encoding IPT/TIG domain-containing protein — protein sequence MKQKLYYFLGLVAILCVSLWFSSCQKEEKFVPLKIFSVLPADALVGDTIVITGEGFSPDPSVNGIFFPGAARIVPIKKTASQLWVVVPDGATPGPVTVNILDEEVASSPSVFIKVPSVTKVEPAEAWVGDTVTLTGVNFRPRAFENRVYFKPGQSNPAVVVGGSSTELKVIVPWTTKESTTNIFGFDGPKLSLKTPFISSVVPGHGAVGAIVTLYGKGLPYDGSAQASLNGLGTVFSGTESTSRAVNVVVPVHATDGVWTLKYSEAYYVSSEQIFEVYPEIKEVVPVSGSAGVPVTISGTGFSHIADENKVYFNGKLAVVSEASETELVALVPSGFSTGPVWVTVNERKADGPVFSEADPDAPIIYSIVPNSGPALSEAVVNGKNFAATTAGNVVKIGSVAATVTSASATQLSVQIPATAATGPVSVTKAGLTGIGPKFTVTTGGAKPFISSIQPANASRGETITLRGGNFSAVKEDIVVNMPDGVGQMTVVSSAANEVVATVPNNFPAGTKALQVFQFGVASNALPVFVNGSPQIKSLSITEGFPGNILTIEGTDFGALEKDNTVKFDEVEATVTDANDPFPDRITVYVPDVAPGNHQVTVAVGNVSAPVVFRVKEKPVAVKNVYMAAQVTISTGQTWKILKSTFDPPTVTDVYNANNAGLTISTLAADFTNKKIYMLRGSSLARCNFTNTGYEELYTDAEAGTVSDFTLNTANGKLYWTTSDAMVMRGDVNGSGAPEKLLSYENGNVGYVTYGISYNPTDDMLYMIEYDAVNFVPAIGRMKADGSGTSTQLYTQGLTDPHDVRVDTDNNKMFVVDGAETILAGNADGTGTLSSFITITPGEVLVGMSLDIQDQYVYWAVFDNVGTTNVYRKRYDGALIPGTDPASNVQSVYAIKGSVQAGNAPTGLVVEESTGRGGAQRGSFSGMALKTISRKPLRKK from the coding sequence ATGAAACAGAAACTTTACTACTTCCTGGGCCTCGTGGCCATCCTTTGCGTGTCGCTGTGGTTTTCGTCCTGTCAGAAAGAAGAAAAGTTTGTCCCTCTGAAAATATTTTCCGTGCTCCCCGCCGATGCGTTGGTGGGCGACACGATTGTGATTACCGGCGAAGGGTTTAGCCCTGACCCCAGCGTGAACGGCATCTTCTTTCCAGGCGCAGCGCGCATCGTCCCGATCAAAAAAACAGCCTCTCAATTGTGGGTAGTGGTTCCCGATGGTGCCACGCCCGGCCCTGTAACAGTGAACATCCTCGACGAAGAGGTGGCCAGCAGCCCATCGGTGTTTATCAAGGTTCCGTCTGTCACAAAAGTGGAGCCCGCCGAGGCATGGGTTGGCGACACGGTGACATTGACGGGTGTGAACTTCCGCCCCCGGGCTTTTGAGAACCGGGTGTATTTCAAACCCGGACAAAGTAACCCAGCCGTTGTGGTGGGCGGCTCGTCCACAGAACTGAAAGTCATCGTGCCCTGGACGACCAAAGAGAGCACGACCAATATATTCGGCTTCGATGGCCCGAAGCTTTCTTTGAAAACGCCCTTCATCAGCAGCGTGGTGCCGGGGCATGGTGCCGTTGGCGCCATCGTGACCCTCTATGGCAAAGGCTTGCCCTACGACGGGTCGGCACAAGCTTCGCTAAATGGATTGGGAACTGTGTTTTCCGGAACCGAGTCAACAAGCCGGGCAGTGAACGTGGTGGTGCCTGTTCATGCTACGGATGGTGTGTGGACCTTGAAGTACAGCGAAGCCTATTACGTTTCGAGCGAACAGATTTTTGAAGTATATCCAGAAATAAAAGAAGTGGTGCCGGTGAGTGGCTCGGCGGGTGTGCCCGTCACCATTTCGGGCACGGGGTTTAGTCACATCGCCGACGAGAATAAGGTTTACTTTAACGGCAAGTTGGCCGTCGTGTCTGAAGCATCCGAAACCGAACTGGTGGCCCTTGTGCCGTCGGGTTTTTCTACCGGGCCGGTATGGGTGACGGTCAACGAACGGAAGGCCGACGGCCCGGTGTTTTCGGAGGCCGATCCGGATGCCCCTATTATCTATAGTATTGTGCCTAACAGCGGACCCGCGCTTAGCGAGGCCGTGGTGAATGGAAAAAACTTTGCCGCTACAACGGCTGGAAATGTTGTGAAGATCGGAAGCGTGGCGGCTACGGTGACTTCGGCCTCGGCAACACAACTCAGCGTGCAAATACCTGCCACTGCGGCGACCGGCCCCGTGTCCGTCACCAAGGCAGGCCTGACGGGCATCGGCCCCAAGTTCACGGTGACTACCGGGGGCGCCAAGCCTTTCATATCCTCCATACAGCCCGCCAACGCTTCGCGCGGGGAGACCATCACGTTGCGCGGCGGCAACTTCAGCGCGGTGAAAGAAGACATTGTTGTGAACATGCCCGACGGGGTTGGGCAGATGACCGTGGTGTCGTCTGCAGCGAATGAAGTGGTGGCTACGGTGCCAAACAATTTCCCTGCCGGCACCAAGGCGCTTCAGGTGTTTCAGTTTGGCGTTGCTTCGAATGCGTTGCCCGTTTTTGTGAACGGCTCGCCCCAAATCAAAAGCCTTTCCATCACCGAGGGGTTTCCTGGAAACATCTTGACGATCGAGGGAACGGATTTTGGTGCGCTTGAAAAAGACAACACCGTGAAGTTCGACGAGGTGGAAGCTACGGTTACCGATGCAAATGATCCGTTTCCCGATCGCATCACGGTCTACGTTCCTGATGTGGCTCCGGGCAATCATCAGGTAACGGTCGCAGTCGGGAATGTTTCTGCGCCGGTGGTGTTTCGGGTAAAAGAAAAGCCGGTGGCAGTGAAGAATGTTTACATGGCCGCGCAGGTGACCATCAGCACAGGGCAAACCTGGAAAATTTTGAAATCGACGTTCGACCCTCCCACGGTCACCGATGTGTATAATGCCAACAACGCAGGGCTCACCATCTCTACGCTGGCCGCCGATTTCACGAACAAGAAAATCTATATGCTCAGAGGTTCGTCGCTGGCACGGTGCAATTTCACCAACACCGGCTACGAAGAATTATACACCGACGCCGAAGCGGGGACGGTTTCTGACTTCACGCTAAACACCGCGAATGGAAAACTCTACTGGACAACCAGTGATGCCATGGTGATGCGCGGCGATGTGAACGGTTCGGGCGCTCCGGAAAAACTGCTGAGCTATGAAAACGGCAACGTGGGCTATGTCACCTACGGCATTTCCTACAACCCCACCGACGACATGTTGTATATGATTGAATATGACGCCGTGAATTTTGTACCCGCCATCGGGCGCATGAAAGCCGATGGGTCCGGAACCTCCACCCAGCTCTACACGCAGGGCCTGACCGACCCACACGACGTGCGGGTAGACACCGACAACAACAAAATGTTTGTGGTGGATGGCGCCGAAACCATCCTGGCAGGCAACGCCGACGGGACCGGCACGCTAAGTTCGTTCATCACCATTACACCGGGAGAAGTCTTGGTTGGGATGTCGCTCGATATTCAGGATCAGTATGTGTATTGGGCCGTATTCGACAACGTGGGCACCACAAACGTGTATCGTAAACGCTATGACGGCGCATTGATTCCGGGCACCGACCCGGCATCCAATGTTCAAAGCGTGTATGCCATCAAGGGCTCGGTGCAAGCTGGCAATGCGCCAACCGGATTGGTAGTGGAAGAATCCACCGGACGTGGCGGTGCGCAACGCGGAAGTTTTTCGGGCATGGCGCTGAAAACCATTTCACGCAAGCCGCTGCGAAAAAAATAA
- a CDS encoding T9SS type A sorting domain-containing protein yields the protein MKTKRDSIYPKNMLFKGMVMMLLALCSTFVKAQVSVGDSLALVEIYNQTNGAAWNSKTNWLTGKVSTWEGVTLTGGRVSELALPANNLSGALSYHIGFLQELQSLNLSSNNLQGTLPVAFVFLQKLKVLNLSENKFTGAIPSFTGLLTSLTDLNLSKNQLSGAIPQTIVLLCKLKALNLSDNALTGSLPSQIGLLASLQGLYVSNNKLQGAVPVSIGKLKKATNIYLDNNKLSGALPTSLGDADSLVFFNAANNNLTGAVPQTLTKLKRLYLFNVSGNDIVDLPNLSGITSLFQLVVADNKLTFADIQPSIGRMLPGSYIPQDSVGTSSTVAACAGSSVVLHGDVIESDANNRYTWFAVDGSFVSEESASPNLVLNGVTAANSNRYSVAISNANVPDLYLFRKTIKLTVNACASGGAGAKSATSVYPVPFETTTTVLVATPTTEALHIAVRNESGVVVEQLDTNTNLETKVGGSLKKGTYYVESVHGTSKEVTRVVKK from the coding sequence ATGAAAACAAAAAGAGATTCTATTTACCCAAAGAACATGCTCTTCAAGGGCATGGTGATGATGCTCCTTGCACTGTGCTCTACCTTCGTAAAAGCACAGGTATCCGTTGGTGATTCGCTCGCGTTGGTTGAGATCTACAATCAAACGAACGGTGCCGCCTGGAATTCGAAGACCAACTGGCTTACCGGAAAGGTTTCGACGTGGGAAGGCGTGACCCTCACCGGCGGACGTGTGAGCGAACTGGCGTTGCCCGCCAACAATCTGAGCGGTGCGTTGTCCTATCACATCGGCTTTTTACAGGAGCTCCAGTCGCTGAACCTGTCGTCTAACAATTTGCAAGGCACGCTGCCGGTGGCCTTTGTGTTTTTGCAAAAGCTGAAGGTGCTCAACCTGAGCGAGAACAAATTCACAGGCGCCATTCCTTCATTTACCGGACTGTTAACGTCGCTCACCGATCTGAACCTTTCCAAAAATCAATTGTCAGGCGCCATTCCCCAAACCATTGTGCTGCTTTGCAAACTGAAGGCGCTCAACCTTTCGGACAACGCACTGACAGGAAGCCTGCCGTCGCAGATCGGATTGCTGGCGTCGTTGCAGGGATTGTATGTTTCCAACAACAAACTGCAAGGTGCCGTGCCGGTATCGATCGGAAAACTGAAGAAGGCCACAAACATTTATCTCGATAACAACAAGCTGAGCGGTGCTCTGCCCACGTCGCTGGGCGATGCCGATAGCCTCGTGTTTTTCAATGCGGCAAACAACAACCTCACCGGTGCCGTGCCCCAGACGCTCACCAAACTGAAGCGTCTCTATCTCTTCAACGTGTCGGGCAACGACATTGTGGATCTGCCCAACCTGTCGGGCATCACATCGCTGTTTCAGTTGGTAGTGGCAGACAACAAGCTGACCTTTGCCGACATTCAACCCAGCATCGGCAGAATGTTGCCCGGAAGCTATATTCCGCAAGACAGCGTGGGCACCAGCAGCACCGTGGCGGCCTGTGCAGGTTCGTCGGTGGTATTGCATGGCGATGTCATTGAAAGCGACGCAAACAATCGCTACACCTGGTTCGCGGTCGACGGTTCATTTGTGTCGGAAGAGTCGGCAAGCCCCAACCTGGTGTTGAATGGCGTGACAGCCGCCAATTCAAACCGCTATTCAGTGGCCATCTCTAACGCGAACGTGCCCGATCTGTATCTCTTCCGCAAAACCATTAAACTCACCGTGAACGCCTGTGCGTCGGGTGGAGCAGGCGCGAAGAGCGCTACGTCGGTTTATCCGGTGCCGTTCGAAACTACAACAACGGTGTTGGTCGCTACGCCGACGACAGAAGCCTTGCACATCGCCGTGCGCAACGAAAGTGGCGTGGTTGTAGAACAGCTCGACACCAACACAAACCTCGAAACCAAAGTGGGTGGCTCACTCAAAAAGGGAACCTATTATGTGGAGTCGGTTCACGGCACTTCGAAAGAGGTGACGCGGGTGGTTAAAAAATAA